A DNA window from Pseudomonas tohonis contains the following coding sequences:
- the pilB gene encoding type IV-A pilus assembly ATPase PilB: MSDSIPLTGLARQIVIANLLDEKNAQQAQQQALRNKMSLVTYIVQNKLVKSRPLAEIAAEQFGVAFFDLGAIDKESQPKELISEKLIRQHRLLPLWRRGNKLFIGVSDPTNHQAVTDVQFSTGLTTEAILVEDDKLGEAIEKFFDSANSGMEDLGDVDLDGVDIESVDEDRDDKGTGAEADDAPVVRFVNKMLLDAIKGGSSDLHFEPYEKSYRVRLRTDGVLHEVARPPIQLASRISARLKVMASLDISERRKPQDGRIKMKISKTKAIDFRVNTLPTLWGEKIVMRILDPSSAQMGIDALGYEESQKELYLNALKQPQGMILVTGPTGSGKTVSLYTGLNILNTVDINISTAEDPVEINLEGINQVNVNPRQGMDFSQALRAFLRQDPDVIMVGEIRDLETAEIAIKAAQTGHMVMSTLHTNSAAETLTRLRNMGVPAFNIATSVNLIIAQRLARKLCAACKKEVEIPRDTLLKEGFPEERIGTFKLFGPVGCDSCKGGYKGRVGIYEVVKNTPALQRIIMEEGNSIDIAAQMRKDGFNDLRTSGLLKAIHGVTSLEEVNRVTKD; this comes from the coding sequence ATGAGCGACTCAATTCCCCTCACCGGCCTGGCTCGCCAGATTGTGATTGCCAACCTGCTCGACGAGAAAAATGCCCAACAGGCTCAGCAGCAGGCCCTGCGCAACAAGATGTCGCTGGTGACGTACATCGTTCAGAACAAGCTGGTGAAGAGTCGTCCGCTCGCGGAAATCGCTGCTGAACAGTTCGGCGTGGCATTTTTTGATCTGGGAGCCATCGACAAGGAGTCCCAACCCAAGGAGTTGATCAGCGAGAAGCTGATCCGCCAGCATCGCCTGCTCCCTCTATGGCGCAGAGGCAACAAGCTCTTTATTGGTGTCTCGGACCCTACCAACCATCAAGCTGTAACCGATGTGCAGTTCAGTACCGGTCTCACCACCGAAGCCATCCTGGTGGAAGACGACAAGCTCGGCGAGGCCATTGAGAAATTCTTCGACTCCGCAAATAGTGGCATGGAGGACCTCGGCGATGTAGACCTCGATGGGGTGGACATCGAAAGTGTCGACGAGGACAGGGACGACAAGGGCACAGGTGCAGAAGCTGACGATGCGCCTGTTGTGCGCTTCGTCAACAAGATGCTGCTGGACGCTATCAAAGGCGGTTCGTCAGACTTGCACTTCGAGCCTTATGAGAAGAGTTACCGCGTCCGTCTCCGCACCGACGGCGTGCTGCATGAGGTCGCCCGCCCACCGATTCAACTGGCCAGCCGCATATCGGCACGCCTCAAGGTAATGGCTTCCCTGGATATCTCCGAGCGGCGCAAGCCGCAGGACGGCCGTATCAAAATGAAGATATCCAAAACCAAGGCCATCGATTTTCGCGTCAACACCTTGCCCACGCTGTGGGGAGAGAAGATTGTGATGCGAATCCTTGACCCCTCAAGCGCGCAGATGGGCATCGATGCGCTGGGGTATGAGGAGTCGCAGAAAGAGCTTTATCTCAATGCCTTGAAACAGCCACAGGGCATGATCCTGGTGACCGGCCCAACCGGGTCAGGCAAGACGGTGTCCCTCTACACCGGCTTGAATATCCTCAACACCGTCGACATCAACATCTCGACAGCCGAAGACCCCGTTGAGATCAACTTGGAAGGCATCAACCAGGTCAACGTGAACCCCCGGCAAGGTATGGACTTTTCCCAGGCCCTTCGAGCCTTCCTCCGCCAGGACCCCGACGTCATCATGGTGGGTGAGATCCGCGATCTGGAGACAGCTGAGATCGCGATCAAGGCCGCTCAAACAGGACACATGGTGATGTCCACCCTTCACACCAACAGCGCCGCTGAGACGCTGACACGGTTGCGTAACATGGGGGTGCCGGCGTTCAACATCGCCACATCGGTCAACCTGATCATTGCCCAACGACTTGCGCGAAAGCTTTGCGCCGCCTGCAAGAAGGAAGTAGAGATCCCACGCGATACGCTGCTCAAGGAAGGCTTCCCGGAAGAGCGGATCGGAACCTTCAAGCTCTTTGGGCCCGTAGGTTGCGATAGCTGTAAAGGCGGCTACAAGGGAAGGGTGGGTATTTATGAAGTGGTTAAAAACACTCCTGCCCTGCAACGCATTATCATGGAGGAAGGCAACTCCATCGATATCGCAGCTCAGATGCGTAAAGATGGCTTCAACGATCTCCGCACTTCGGGGCTCTTGAAAGCCATCCATGGCGTGACGAGCCTCGAAGAAGTCAACCGCGTGACCAAGGACTAA
- a CDS encoding pilin, translating to MKAQKGFTLIELMIVVAIIGILAAIAIPAYQNYIARAEANTGLQAIAPLKTAVEDQFSRGVGGASTTVANLGSGATASPLGTITATFTSSGTGTLVFVFDRQASPRVKDSRITLNRASDGTWSCTSDVNSEYRPRGC from the coding sequence ATGAAAGCCCAAAAAGGTTTTACCCTGATTGAACTGATGATCGTCGTGGCGATCATCGGCATTCTGGCCGCTATCGCGATTCCGGCCTACCAGAACTACATTGCGCGCGCCGAAGCCAACACTGGCCTGCAGGCAATCGCCCCCCTGAAGACTGCTGTTGAAGATCAGTTCTCCCGTGGAGTGGGTGGTGCCTCCACTACCGTTGCAAACCTTGGCAGCGGCGCCACCGCCAGCCCGCTGGGTACAATCACTGCGACCTTCACCTCCAGCGGTACCGGCACGCTCGTGTTCGTTTTCGATCGACAAGCCAGCCCGCGCGTAAAAGACTCGCGTATTACCCTGAATCGTGCCAGCGACGGTACTTGGTCCTGCACTTCTGACGTAAACTCGGAATACCGTCCGCGCGGTTGCTGA
- a CDS encoding PglL family O-oligosaccharyltransferase codes for MSDANVRPAVAFLLLLLAVSFSNPMHLYPLPNYIEELTSSFAVTGAAVATLWRARSLRLSVGSFIWLGLGVLFLFSVFFHPVSFQAGKAAYLVYWLMGWMAILVGEQVDWEGGDVVDLIARILFWCALVGVVVGWARHLDLLGAWAAFIPHVVSSRMVGLIGHANYFAYLCLLGFFCGAWCWHRRKVATPWFVIVGLLMLSGLVLSGARSALVAWLALVVVLWLRDRQASRYRFALSVGLVIALCIAPFGGSIAAWLSQFGSPALEDGRLSVIGSRGLDSSGRILEWKVALAVLADHPWFGVGIGNYAAEAYSEHIRQGIASPQGLFVHSHNSILQLATELGVMGLLWCVLVVAALCFSGWKALQSESKQLPVSILAVFCIYSLFEFPLWTMHFLVLNLLLVGCLSRPVVVLPLKLGKIFASVIGAALLMVMVIYIPLVERFYWSFKQYIVRAPVDANEYTFMNAMIRDPLMEPAGYLIYFANFQLSPKTLQQERDVLERFQRFLPYAPLMARLACVQVAMGDVEEGQKTAQDARLYYGALAEQQLLAAKADAERVFPEIDFSVLSVPRG; via the coding sequence ATGTCTGATGCGAATGTAAGGCCTGCAGTCGCCTTCCTGCTGCTACTGCTTGCGGTTTCTTTTAGCAACCCAATGCACCTTTACCCCCTTCCTAATTACATAGAGGAGCTCACGAGTTCCTTCGCCGTGACGGGGGCTGCAGTCGCCACGCTCTGGCGGGCTCGATCGTTAAGGCTTTCGGTAGGTTCGTTTATCTGGCTGGGGCTTGGTGTTCTTTTCCTGTTCTCCGTGTTCTTTCACCCCGTTTCCTTTCAGGCGGGCAAGGCCGCTTATCTTGTCTACTGGCTTATGGGGTGGATGGCGATCCTGGTCGGCGAGCAGGTTGATTGGGAGGGTGGTGACGTTGTTGACTTGATTGCCCGGATATTATTTTGGTGCGCATTGGTAGGAGTGGTTGTGGGCTGGGCCCGCCATCTCGACCTTCTAGGGGCGTGGGCGGCTTTCATACCCCATGTGGTATCGAGTCGGATGGTCGGGCTGATAGGTCACGCCAACTACTTCGCTTATCTCTGTCTCCTTGGCTTTTTCTGTGGTGCTTGGTGTTGGCATCGTAGAAAGGTCGCAACCCCTTGGTTTGTGATCGTTGGGTTGCTGATGCTCTCGGGGCTTGTTCTTTCCGGTGCGCGCTCTGCTCTGGTGGCTTGGTTGGCCTTGGTCGTAGTGTTGTGGCTGCGTGATCGGCAAGCCAGTCGCTATCGTTTTGCCTTGTCAGTAGGGTTGGTTATAGCGCTGTGCATAGCGCCTTTCGGTGGCAGTATTGCGGCCTGGCTGTCGCAATTCGGATCGCCGGCTCTGGAAGATGGTCGCTTGTCCGTCATTGGATCGAGAGGGCTTGACAGTTCTGGGCGCATACTGGAGTGGAAAGTTGCCCTTGCCGTTCTGGCCGATCATCCCTGGTTTGGTGTCGGCATAGGCAATTATGCAGCTGAGGCCTATTCAGAGCATATTCGTCAAGGAATTGCCTCGCCTCAGGGGCTTTTTGTTCACTCACACAACTCAATCCTTCAGCTTGCGACAGAGCTGGGTGTTATGGGGTTGCTGTGGTGTGTGCTTGTTGTCGCTGCATTGTGTTTCTCTGGCTGGAAGGCGCTTCAGTCCGAGAGTAAACAGTTGCCGGTATCCATATTGGCCGTCTTTTGTATCTACAGCCTCTTCGAGTTCCCTCTTTGGACTATGCATTTTTTGGTGCTGAACCTGCTTTTGGTGGGATGCCTCTCAAGGCCTGTCGTTGTATTGCCGTTGAAGCTGGGGAAAATTTTCGCATCTGTCATCGGGGCAGCTTTGCTGATGGTGATGGTCATCTACATTCCGCTGGTTGAGCGTTTTTACTGGTCCTTTAAACAGTACATAGTCAGAGCGCCTGTCGATGCCAATGAATACACCTTCATGAATGCCATGATTCGTGACCCCTTGATGGAGCCGGCGGGCTATTTGATCTACTTCGCCAACTTCCAGTTGTCACCAAAGACGCTGCAACAGGAGCGGGATGTTCTTGAGCGTTTCCAGCGCTTCCTGCCTTACGCACCGTTGATGGCTCGCTTGGCGTGTGTTCAGGTCGCCATGGGTGATGTCGAGGAAGGGCAGAAGACTGCTCAGGATGCTCGCTTGTATTACGGCGCGCTTGCTGAGCAACAGCTGTTAGCAGCGAAAGCAGATGCTGAGCGGGTATTTCCTGAAATCGATTTTTCTGTTCTTTCCGTGCCGAGAGGCTGA
- the nadC gene encoding carboxylating nicotinate-nucleotide diphosphorylase, whose amino-acid sequence MPNLKLADLNAEIEANVRRALTEDVGSGDITAQLIPEERLAHATIITREAAVIAGTAWVDAVFRQIDPRVAVHWQVADGDKVQPNQPLFHLEGPARALLSGERSALNFLQCLSGVATRVAHYVELVQGTQVKLLDTRKTLPGLRLAQKYAVTCGGGHNHRIGLYDAFLIKENHIAACGGITEAITAAHRIAPGKPVEIEVESLDELNQALAAGADIVMLDELSLDDMRTAVTLTAGRAKLEASGGINDTTLRTIAETGVDYISIGTLTKDVRAVDLSMRLSI is encoded by the coding sequence ATGCCCAACCTCAAACTCGCCGACCTGAACGCGGAAATCGAAGCCAACGTGCGCCGCGCCCTGACCGAGGACGTCGGCAGCGGCGACATCACCGCCCAACTGATCCCCGAGGAGCGCCTGGCCCACGCCACCATCATCACCCGCGAAGCGGCGGTCATTGCTGGGACCGCGTGGGTCGATGCGGTGTTCCGTCAGATCGACCCACGGGTGGCCGTGCACTGGCAGGTGGCCGATGGCGACAAGGTGCAGCCGAACCAGCCGCTGTTCCACCTCGAAGGCCCCGCCCGCGCCCTGCTCAGCGGCGAGCGCAGCGCGCTGAACTTCCTCCAGTGCCTCTCCGGCGTCGCCACCCGCGTCGCCCACTACGTGGAACTGGTACAGGGCACCCAGGTGAAGCTGCTGGACACCCGCAAGACCCTCCCCGGCCTGCGCCTGGCGCAGAAGTACGCCGTCACCTGCGGCGGTGGCCACAACCACCGCATCGGCCTGTACGACGCCTTCCTCATCAAGGAAAACCATATCGCCGCCTGCGGCGGCATCACCGAAGCCATCACCGCCGCCCACCGCATCGCCCCCGGCAAACCGGTAGAGATCGAAGTGGAAAGCCTCGACGAACTGAACCAGGCCCTGGCCGCCGGCGCCGACATCGTCATGCTCGACGAACTCAGCCTCGACGACATGCGCACCGCCGTCACCCTCACCGCCGGCCGCGCCAAGCTCGAAGCCTCCGGCGGCATCAACGACACCACCCTGCGCACCATTGCCGAGACAGGGGTCGACTACATCTCCATCGGCACCCTGACCAAGGATGTCAGGGCCGTCGACCTGTCGATGCGCCTGAGCATCTGA
- a CDS encoding DUF1631 domain-containing protein yields the protein MQTDANVVPLNKGASELSPTSPVGRLPVALIQVRDKAAQQLKQALQALFDNADDTLFQMADRATSNAEQNAFFEAMRDLRLKRKSIERGFLQKVFETFSNLNQYEIGKPPVLDAVSFESLSLVQNDELEESVALDAMVAKVMSRDGIALGHLTTRLNTLVTKKIEDKSNPLGPRALCEAFLDACRSLGVEIKVKLIIFKLFEKYVLSDLDQLYAESNQALITAGVLPELKSAPPVRRPQGRTPGAARSAQAAEGGQVAGEGAYMDEGVQEVFGALQELLSQVRGSGTGAGIGMGRREVPADAVPITSNDLMRLLSHLQQHLPAQNASDVDLRFQLDNLLTRASAKSGKSRVVGQVDDDVINLVSMLFEFILDDRSLPDSLKALIGRLQIPMLKVAVLDKTFFSRGSHPARRLLNEIASAAMGWSEQDDVQRDALYQRIEQVVLRLLNDFVDDPTIFSDLLSDFLAYTGDERRRSDLLEQRTRDAEEGRAKAELARQQVEQALNERLLGRTLPEVVVRLLQEAWSKVMLLTCLKHGVGSEEWQATLSTMDDLIWSVESHEAPEARMRLLELVPGLLKALREGLTSAAFDPFSTSEFFSQLETLHVQAFQRFKRVEPEPVPAPVVGAEEGQEPGAIAEIEMPLLDLPADLEVGMPAEAPAMVEVVEEIVLLAPGETRAPEPEAALPDDDEALAQVDNLRVGSWVEFQEDEEHKVRCKLAAIIKPTGKYIFVNRTGMKVLEKTRMGLAVEFRRQAIRLLDDALLFDRALESVIGNLRRLKGA from the coding sequence ATGCAGACCGACGCGAACGTGGTGCCCCTGAACAAGGGCGCCTCCGAGCTATCGCCAACTTCGCCGGTAGGAAGGCTGCCCGTGGCACTTATCCAGGTGCGCGACAAGGCTGCACAACAGCTGAAGCAAGCGCTGCAGGCGCTGTTCGACAACGCGGACGACACCCTCTTCCAGATGGCCGACCGTGCGACCAGCAACGCCGAGCAGAACGCCTTCTTCGAGGCGATGCGCGACTTGCGCCTGAAGCGCAAGAGCATCGAGCGCGGCTTCCTGCAGAAAGTGTTCGAGACCTTCTCCAACCTCAACCAGTACGAGATCGGCAAGCCGCCGGTACTGGATGCGGTGTCTTTCGAAAGCCTGAGCCTGGTGCAGAACGACGAGCTGGAAGAGTCCGTCGCCCTCGACGCCATGGTCGCCAAGGTAATGAGCCGTGACGGCATCGCCCTTGGCCACCTGACCACCCGCCTCAACACCCTGGTCACCAAGAAGATCGAGGACAAGAGCAACCCGCTCGGCCCGCGCGCACTGTGCGAAGCCTTCCTCGATGCCTGCCGCAGCCTGGGTGTGGAGATCAAGGTCAAGCTGATCATCTTCAAGCTGTTCGAGAAGTACGTCCTAAGCGACCTCGACCAGCTCTACGCCGAATCCAACCAGGCGCTGATCACCGCCGGGGTGCTTCCCGAGCTCAAGTCCGCGCCGCCGGTCCGTCGTCCCCAGGGGCGCACCCCGGGTGCCGCCCGCTCCGCCCAGGCCGCCGAAGGTGGCCAGGTTGCCGGTGAAGGCGCCTATATGGACGAAGGCGTGCAGGAAGTCTTCGGTGCCCTCCAGGAGCTGCTGTCCCAGGTCCGCGGTTCCGGCACTGGCGCCGGGATCGGCATGGGCCGTCGCGAGGTACCGGCCGATGCGGTGCCCATCACCAGCAACGACCTGATGCGCCTGCTCTCGCACCTGCAGCAACACCTGCCTGCGCAGAACGCAAGTGATGTCGACCTGCGCTTCCAGCTCGACAACCTGCTCACCCGCGCCAGCGCCAAGAGTGGCAAGTCCCGTGTCGTGGGCCAGGTGGACGACGACGTCATCAACCTGGTGTCGATGCTCTTCGAGTTCATCCTCGATGACCGCTCCCTGCCGGACTCGCTCAAGGCCCTGATCGGCCGCCTGCAGATTCCGATGCTCAAGGTCGCGGTGCTGGACAAGACCTTCTTCAGCCGCGGCAGCCACCCGGCGCGCCGGCTGCTCAACGAGATCGCCTCGGCCGCCATGGGCTGGAGCGAGCAGGACGACGTCCAGCGCGATGCCCTGTACCAGCGCATCGAGCAGGTCGTGCTGCGCCTGCTGAACGATTTCGTCGACGACCCGACCATCTTCTCCGACCTGCTTTCCGATTTTCTCGCCTACACCGGTGACGAACGCCGTCGCAGCGATCTGCTGGAACAGCGCACCCGTGATGCCGAGGAAGGTCGCGCCAAGGCCGAGCTGGCACGCCAGCAGGTCGAGCAGGCCCTGAACGAGCGCCTCCTGGGCCGCACCCTGCCCGAAGTGGTGGTGCGCCTGCTGCAGGAAGCCTGGAGCAAGGTCATGCTGCTGACCTGCCTCAAGCACGGCGTCGGCTCCGAGGAATGGCAGGCCACCCTGTCGACCATGGACGACCTGATCTGGAGCGTGGAGTCCCACGAAGCGCCCGAGGCGCGCATGCGCTTGCTGGAGCTGGTCCCCGGCCTGCTCAAGGCGCTGCGCGAGGGGCTGACCAGCGCCGCCTTCGACCCGTTCTCCACCAGCGAATTCTTCAGCCAGCTGGAAACCCTGCACGTGCAGGCCTTCCAGCGCTTCAAGCGCGTCGAGCCCGAGCCGGTACCGGCTCCGGTGGTGGGCGCCGAGGAAGGCCAGGAGCCGGGCGCCATCGCGGAAATCGAGATGCCCCTGCTCGACCTGCCCGCCGACCTGGAGGTGGGCATGCCCGCCGAAGCGCCGGCGATGGTCGAGGTGGTGGAGGAGATCGTCCTGCTCGCGCCGGGCGAGACCCGTGCGCCCGAGCCCGAAGCCGCCCTGCCGGACGACGACGAAGCCCTGGCCCAGGTCGACAACCTGCGTGTCGGCAGCTGGGTCGAGTTCCAGGAAGACGAGGAGCACAAGGTGCGCTGCAAGCTGGCGGCCATCATCAAGCCCACCGGCAAGTACATCTTCGTCAACCGCACCGGCATGAAGGTGCTTGAGAAGACCCGCATGGGGCTGGCCGTCGAGTTCCGCCGCCAGGCCATCCGCCTGCTGGACGACGCCCTGCTGTTCGACCGTGCGCTGGAGTCGGTCATCGGCAACCTGCGTCGACTCAAGGGCGCCTGA
- the ampD gene encoding 1,6-anhydro-N-acetylmuramyl-L-alanine amidase AmpD, with product MQPDPATGWCQGARHCPSPNFNARPEGEISLLVIHNISLPPGQFGTGKVQQFFQNRLDAAEHPYFADIAAMQVSAHFLIERDGAVTQFVSCLERAWHAGKSVFEGRENCNDFSLGIELEGTDDQPYSEAQYTVLGQLARGLLRAYPGITPERVRGHSDIAPGRKTDPGPAFDWARFRASLHDKEVDA from the coding sequence ATGCAGCCGGACCCCGCGACAGGTTGGTGCCAAGGCGCCCGCCACTGCCCCTCGCCGAACTTCAATGCCCGCCCGGAGGGGGAGATCTCCCTCTTGGTCATCCACAACATCAGCCTGCCGCCCGGCCAGTTCGGTACCGGCAAGGTCCAGCAGTTCTTCCAGAACCGGCTGGACGCCGCCGAGCATCCCTATTTCGCCGACATCGCCGCCATGCAGGTCTCGGCGCACTTCCTCATCGAGCGCGACGGCGCCGTCACGCAGTTCGTCTCCTGCCTGGAGCGTGCCTGGCACGCCGGCAAATCCGTCTTCGAGGGCCGTGAGAACTGCAACGACTTTTCCCTCGGCATCGAGCTGGAGGGCACTGACGACCAGCCCTATTCCGAGGCCCAGTACACCGTGCTCGGCCAGCTCGCGCGCGGCCTGCTGCGTGCCTATCCCGGCATCACCCCGGAACGTGTCCGGGGGCACAGCGACATCGCTCCCGGGCGCAAGACCGATCCCGGGCCCGCATTCGATTGGGCGCGCTTTCGCGCCAGCCTGCACGACAAGGAGGTAGACGCATGA
- the ampE gene encoding regulatory signaling modulator protein AmpE: MSFLVLLLVLWVEKFSSLRQRIQQDGPWLRQLARLSGNPRLAGRPWAILGLLVVLPLVVLALLLMALQPLAYGWLALPLHLLVVIYALGRGDVQADLGSFRDAWRRGDVQGAYHVAERDLGLEVEEGDDLLLRVQGHLVWQAYQSFFAVIFWYFLLGPVAALAYRLLALAAEHAEEPALRERAAQMRHAFDWVPVRVLAASFSLVGNFVAVSRVLLHELLNWDIAAERFVVIAGRAAGELPDDTAGEAGVASLDALWHLLVRAAVLWYAGFALWTLLF, encoded by the coding sequence ATGAGTTTCCTGGTTCTCCTGCTGGTGCTCTGGGTGGAGAAGTTCTCCAGCCTGCGCCAGCGCATCCAGCAGGACGGGCCCTGGCTGCGCCAGCTGGCCCGCCTTTCCGGCAACCCGCGCCTGGCCGGGCGCCCCTGGGCGATCCTCGGCCTGCTGGTGGTGCTGCCGTTGGTGGTCCTGGCCCTCTTGCTGATGGCCCTGCAACCGCTCGCCTACGGTTGGCTGGCTTTGCCCTTGCACCTGCTGGTGGTGATCTACGCCCTCGGGCGCGGCGACGTCCAGGCGGACCTCGGCTCCTTCCGCGATGCCTGGCGCCGGGGTGACGTTCAGGGCGCCTACCACGTCGCCGAGCGTGACCTGGGCCTCGAGGTGGAGGAGGGCGATGACCTGCTGCTGCGGGTCCAGGGGCATCTCGTCTGGCAGGCCTACCAGAGCTTCTTCGCGGTGATCTTCTGGTACTTCCTGCTGGGCCCGGTCGCGGCCCTGGCCTATCGCCTGCTGGCCCTCGCCGCCGAGCACGCCGAGGAGCCCGCCCTGCGCGAGCGCGCCGCGCAGATGCGCCATGCCTTCGATTGGGTGCCGGTGCGGGTGCTGGCCGCGAGCTTCTCGCTGGTGGGCAATTTCGTCGCGGTCAGCCGCGTGCTGCTGCATGAGTTGCTGAACTGGGACATCGCCGCCGAGCGCTTCGTGGTCATCGCCGGGCGCGCCGCCGGAGAGCTGCCGGACGACACGGCCGGCGAGGCGGGCGTGGCCAGCCTGGATGCGCTCTGGCACCTGCTGGTCCGGGCCGCCGTGCTCTGGTACGCCGGCTTCGCCCTCTGGACCCTTCTGTTCTGA
- a CDS encoding methyl-accepting chemotaxis protein: MSATAQEVARSAAAAVNSAHSVNEETVSGRALVESQLGSIERLAQEIEQSVNVINQLASDSASISRVLEVIKGIAEQTNLLALNAAIEAARAGEQGRGFAVVADEVRTLAKRTQQSTEEIEQMIAKLQGGVGAAVKAMNTSHQMADGTVNQSGRVQQALENILGAVGMIVDQNQQIAAAAEQQTAVAHDIDQNIVEINSAGERTAQGASQTEQASRQLSEQVAQLKQLIGAFRV, translated from the coding sequence ATGTCCGCCACCGCCCAGGAGGTCGCCCGCAGCGCCGCCGCCGCGGTGAACAGCGCGCACAGCGTGAACGAGGAGACCGTCAGCGGCCGTGCCCTGGTGGAATCCCAGCTGGGCAGCATCGAGCGCCTGGCCCAGGAGATCGAGCAGTCGGTGAACGTGATCAACCAGCTCGCCTCCGACAGCGCCTCCATCAGCCGTGTGCTGGAGGTGATCAAGGGCATCGCCGAGCAGACCAACCTGCTGGCGCTCAACGCGGCCATCGAGGCCGCCCGCGCCGGTGAGCAGGGGCGCGGCTTCGCCGTGGTGGCCGACGAGGTCCGTACCCTGGCCAAGCGCACCCAGCAGTCCACCGAGGAGATCGAGCAGATGATCGCCAAGCTCCAGGGCGGCGTCGGCGCGGCGGTCAAGGCGATGAACACCAGCCACCAGATGGCCGATGGCACCGTCAACCAGTCCGGCCGCGTGCAGCAGGCGCTGGAGAACATCCTGGGGGCGGTGGGCATGATCGTCGACCAGAACCAGCAGATCGCCGCCGCTGCCGAGCAGCAGACCGCCGTGGCCCACGACATCGACCAGAACATCGTCGAGATCAACAGCGCCGGCGAGCGCACCGCCCAGGGCGCCAGCCAGACCGAGCAGGCCAGCCGCCAGCTTTCCGAGCAGGTTGCGCAGCTCAAGCAACTGATCGGCGCGTTCCGCGTCTGA
- a CDS encoding TatD family hydrolase, with amino-acid sequence MLIDTHTHLDFPEFDADRAEVLDRARALGVKRQVLMGVTRGNWRRIWELATTQDDLHAAFGLHPIYLGEHQLAHLDELRTMLLAHAGHPKLCAVGEIGLDYYLEDLDRDAQQALFEAQLAIAADAQLPVLLHVRRSHAAVIATLKRFRLQRAGIVHAFAGSVEEAREYLKLGFRLGLGGAPTWPQANRLRKVVPQLPLEAIVLETDAPDMAPSMHPQQRNSPEYLPDICANLAELLGISPDALAAASSRNACELFGWEPLPG; translated from the coding sequence ATGCTGATCGACACCCATACCCACCTGGACTTTCCCGAGTTCGACGCCGACCGCGCCGAGGTGCTCGACCGCGCCCGTGCGCTGGGCGTGAAGCGCCAGGTGCTGATGGGCGTGACGCGGGGCAATTGGCGGCGCATCTGGGAGCTGGCCACCACCCAGGACGACCTCCACGCCGCCTTCGGCCTGCACCCCATCTACCTGGGCGAACACCAGCTGGCCCACCTGGATGAGCTGCGCACGATGCTCCTGGCCCATGCCGGGCACCCCAAGCTCTGCGCGGTGGGCGAGATCGGCCTGGACTACTACCTCGAAGACCTCGATCGCGACGCCCAGCAGGCGCTGTTCGAGGCCCAGCTCGCCATCGCGGCCGATGCACAGCTGCCGGTGCTGCTGCACGTGCGCAGGAGCCATGCGGCGGTGATCGCCACCCTCAAGCGCTTCCGCCTGCAGCGGGCCGGCATCGTCCACGCCTTCGCCGGCAGCGTCGAGGAAGCGCGCGAGTACCTGAAGCTGGGCTTCCGCCTGGGCCTCGGTGGCGCCCCCACCTGGCCCCAGGCCAACCGCTTGCGCAAGGTGGTGCCGCAGTTGCCGCTGGAGGCCATCGTGCTGGAGACCGATGCCCCGGACATGGCGCCGTCCATGCACCCGCAGCAACGCAACAGCCCCGAGTACCTGCCGGATATCTGCGCCAATCTCGCCGAGCTGCTGGGCATATCCCCGGACGCGCTCGCCGCCGCCAGCAGCCGCAACGCCTGCGAGCTGTTCGGCTGGGAGCCCCTACCGGGCTGA